One stretch of Priestia megaterium DNA includes these proteins:
- a CDS encoding LysR family transcriptional regulator, whose protein sequence is MELRQLRYFMEVAKREHVSEAAEYLHVAQSAISRQIANLESELGVSLFKREGRNVKLTTIGKVFLEHTETAMKAIDYAKEQIDEYLDPERGTIKIGFPTSLASHLLPTIISAFKEEHPNVAFHLRQGSYKFLIESVKKRDINIAFLGPVPVEDQSIEGHILFTENLLALVPSHHPLAERDNIRLRDLRNEDFVLFPKGFILHKMAFDACKQAGFMPNISSEGEDLDAIKGLVSAGIGVTLLPESTVSETTPRFTTKLPIHTPQLQRTVGMIIPRNRDLAPSDKIFYKFVKTFFERLEQYK, encoded by the coding sequence ATGGAACTGCGTCAATTACGCTATTTTATGGAAGTTGCAAAAAGAGAACACGTATCTGAGGCAGCAGAATATCTGCATGTAGCTCAATCAGCGATCAGCCGTCAAATCGCGAACCTGGAGTCTGAGCTAGGTGTTAGTTTATTCAAACGCGAAGGAAGAAATGTCAAGTTAACAACAATAGGAAAAGTCTTTCTTGAGCATACGGAGACGGCTATGAAAGCTATTGACTATGCGAAAGAACAAATTGATGAATACCTGGATCCCGAAAGAGGAACGATTAAAATCGGATTTCCAACAAGCCTTGCTAGTCACCTTCTTCCTACTATCATATCAGCCTTTAAAGAAGAACACCCAAATGTTGCTTTTCATCTTAGACAAGGTTCGTACAAATTTTTAATTGAATCGGTTAAAAAAAGAGATATTAATATCGCTTTTTTAGGCCCTGTACCTGTAGAGGACCAGAGTATAGAAGGGCATATTCTATTCACTGAAAATCTTTTAGCCCTTGTTCCTTCTCATCATCCGCTCGCTGAACGGGATAACATCCGGCTGCGGGATTTAAGAAATGAAGATTTTGTGCTATTTCCAAAGGGATTCATTTTACATAAAATGGCCTTTGACGCTTGCAAACAAGCAGGGTTCATGCCCAATATTTCATCTGAAGGAGAAGATTTAGATGCGATTAAAGGTCTTGTATCCGCAGGAATCGGCGTCACGCTTCTTCCTGAAAGCACAGTGTCTGAAACGACTCCTCGTTTTACGACTAAACTTCCTATTCATACGCCGCAGCTTCAGCGTACAGTCGGGATGATTATTCCTAGAAATCGTGATTTAGCACCTTCTGATAAAATTTTTTATAAGTTTGTCAAAACCTTTTTTGAACGGTTGGAGCAGTATAAATAA